In Erigeron canadensis isolate Cc75 chromosome 8, C_canadensis_v1, whole genome shotgun sequence, the DNA window tctttcaagagcgtcccataaatcctttgaagtagtgtactttttgaacaaatgtacactatcttgaggcaaggccatagtaagagtggacaaggcttTTCCCTCAActgcgtatcttttacgttcttcaataggcatatcaacataagtatacctaccgatcactccattcttctcatacgaaggccaatcaaaaccttgagttatcataAGCCACATTTCCaggtcagtgagacgaatgtagtcttcaaaacgtctcttccacatccaataattttccatacggaaaagctttggaggtgtattaccccgaccaacctcatgatcgtgcatgatcatctagctgataagtagggcattaggtgagtttgcggcagctggtatagtcaccatttcgaatcttttgaattcaaataaaacgaaatactacttagttcgtgtggcacgaaggacatgtggcacgaagtacacgtaGCACGAAATCAaacgaagtcacgtggcacgaagctatATGACTTCCACGAAGTACACGtcgcacgaagcacgaagtatacgtggcacgaagtataTGAAAcactagtcacgacctaagtcacgaagagtggttcgcgctgacgtggcacgaagttaacACGAAGTTAATAGATGACGtgaacacgaacacgaagttcacttcgtgctgacgtatgcacgaagtaacacgaagaagagcacgaaaatcCTCTtcaacacgaatttcgaatcgaatttgcaatcaatagccaatcaaacgatcttaaaccttctggtaatcaaccttagggctctgataccacttgtaaggtgccctattgttgcgtggatcgtaataagatgcgattcgttatatcaagagtgcggaatcctcttgagataactagattgctattgccttttgttgattaataagtaattaaccaacccaaggagatgcacaaggcttgtggttcgtgtaggagatcacacgaaggaacaaataaccttgactcGTAAATTAACCAAGATTCGAAAACAATTAAcaaagattaacctaattccgtagattaggtcttgtatttatactaattcatattgggttgtgtgggcttcggccttaatcgtGTAATTAGGCCCGAAATGACAATTAGTCAATCtgcctcgtgctaacgtcagcatgaggctgatccttcatgctgatgacttcagcacgagggacgtgcctttgactttttgtttgacttcgtttggctcgtacataacatccaatcatcgtttaagtattctacgacacttataaaccttgattctatgttcttgtacctgcaaaacaaaatattacacacaaacacaatataaaacacaaacagatataatattgaagttcaaacgtaatcattaaatatcaacacaagttcttatttaaatgattacaaacatagttcctaaaacataaacaataatcaaatctatgttgtgattgtcacaatgaatctgcatctacaaataagactatttatatgtagggtaaaataGAGGTGCTTCCATGTTAATGATGCCAGACTCGAATACGTGGCCAAATAAAAAATACGATGCTGCTACAGAATTACGATTCCGATTCATAAATATGAGGTTGTGTTACAATTACCATGTCGATACAAAATTACGAAGTCGTTTTACAATTACGATGTCGACTGACAATACGGGGTCGTATATTCaagcttaaaattttaatttgactaTAAATCTTTCGTGGTCAACTCATGGGTGTTACATATTTAGTTTGTCACATAAAACTTTTTTCTATATTGCAACTTCATGTTTCAATACACTATAAATTTGACAAGTGTTGTGCAATTTATGATCCAACTTTATTAGCAATTACAACTAAATATTTAGTAGAtttctacaaaataataatcatacttTTTTTAACGACAACTATCATAGTTATATTCCAGATTTAACTTATTACATTAATCGATTcaatgttttaatatataaagtaatatatatgtcagtttttcattttcaactacttattaatcaattattaGTTAAAgctattataaattttattagtaCATGTAATGCATGGGTATAACCAAGTTTATTATGATCTTACTTCAAAACTATTAATGACAAATATGGagattttttaatcttaaaaagACCCAATACCAGCAATGagtaattaaaaaattagaattgaGCAAAGATACAACCGCTAACCTAAACAATTCTCGATCTAATTGAACTATCCTCTGTGAAGCAATAGTAATCCATTTAAATGCTCttaagttttaaataattattgctttttttttccaGGTCAAGTAAGATGAATAtcaattttatgttatataattataattatttttagttgAAGAATAAAGTCCAACAGCCATTACACCAACACAGTGTTGTTAAGGTTTtgatttgtaaataaataaatagtctttttttttgtttaaatttctcATGTCCATTCGTTTACCCTTGTCGTTAAGGTTTatcgttttttttaaatataattattctttattttcttttgaatttcccATAGTAATCCGTGTTCCAGATGATAATAATCTTTCTAACGATAAGAGTAATCAcgtgttaatttttttttgagctTATATTAGAACTAAAAccatttgttaattatttttgaGATTATACTAGAAAACATCTTATCTTAGATCAGTCCTTCAACAGAGATAGAAATGGtcatgtattaattatttttaacaaGTTAATTAATATATCGTTTTTGTCATTgcaataaaattatttacccTTTTAAAGTTCAAATTACTATCATATGTCTTCAgttaatttttgatatttaaatagTTAGCAAAAATTTATTAGTCCATTAAAAAAGGTAACAGCTCCTCGACAATCATTCTAATGATCTATGGCCATTTATACAACATCTTTCAGTATCATAAACCAAAAGGCTATATGTTAATGTAATTCCATGATTACACGTGGAATAATAGTGACTTGATGTTCATTTTCAAATcatattttctaacaaaaaacTATCATACTAGTTGCTTTTTGGTGAGTTGCTATCGGTCCTCTCCTTTCAGTTGCTTTCTGGTGAGTTGCTATCTTGTTAGTTGCTATCTATTTTCATTCTAGCTGCTTTTTGGAGAGTTGCTATCGGTCCTCTCCTTTCAGTGGATTCGGTTTGTGTTCCGTGTGCCCTTCGCCTTCATCTAGTGGCCTTCTTAGCCTCTAGCCCTTCAAGTTGCCTATCTCATTCATATAGGGGATGATAATTATGAGATGATAGTTTTGGCCtaaattgttattattttttgcttGTCACATcagattttttttatgtgttattttttcattatctttttcattattttattgtCTTTGtggtcaaaataaaattaaaaagaaagataattaataatctcaaatatttttgtcatatttatGGGATAATAGTTTCATCTTCAATTCAAATCTATCCACGaccttttcctttctttttaactctaactttaattaatattttatttttaatttaaatttatcatttatttcctcaaatgttttaaaaattaaaactaaataccacttttaaaaatttcgggactatatatatattatgtaggATAggaatttatttatattcacatATATTATTATCGGGGTGGGTTAGATTAGGAACTCCTTAAGTTAGGGACCATTAGGAACATGTCGTGGTGGTTGTGGTTGCCGTCGCCGGAGGaacatggtggtggtcggagatgatggtggtggtggtgatggtacttgtataacttacacatgtgtaagtcgtcgTGGCGGTTGTTGCCgtcaccggaggatcatggtggtggtcggagatgatggtggtggtggtggtggtcgtcggagatggtgaaaaatgaatgattgagaagtgTCCCTAATGGTTCCTAAAATAAGAAGTCCCTAATTTAAATTttccctattattattatcatatatttacattaaataaatGACAAAAGATAACTCAATTAAAGTCGATGTTCTTATTAGTTATCAACATATAGTTTTTTCAGCTAAATACATAGATTTTCAATTAAAAGTTCCATTAACCAATTTCATTCAAACCTTATCAAAAAGTAGTTTTGGTTACAAAAGGACCCCGTGAAACAACACAACTCGATTAACGgaaaaataagaatttttttttatatatataaagatgcgCCGCATGTTTTTATACATGCGCCACATTTTTGTTCAGACATGACACATGCGCCGCATGTGTAAAAATATGCGCCTCATTTTTTGCTCAGAAGGCACCCAAACTTCAGACTTCCAAAAATGCGCCGCATGTACCAAAATATGCGTCGCATATTTAGgtctgacaaaaaaaaaacacttaattTTGAGACTTCAAATGACTTGCAAACTTTTACCAATCATTTTCAAACCTTAAACCATTTTTCCAAACTTCAAAATGAGTTAAAAACACATGATTCAACATTCCGAAAGCTTTCATTTGATCAAGTGTAACATTTACAACGAAACGAGTCACATTACCCAAGTTGACATCAACTAGGGTTTTTCAATACTTCAAGGTACAAAGAACCATGACACCAAACCATCTTTATGCAGAAATATACATGGCAAAACTTTACCAAAAACACTttaaatgtaccaagagccattagTCCAAAGGAGTCACTATGGGTTCTAGCCACAAACCAACTTTTACCGCAAAAGTCAACATTTCCACATTTCCTAATCAACATTAATCTTCAAAGCACATAATCTTGTTTCCAAAttccgggacaacctataaaaagggtaaaaaataaaaagtaagcaaagcttagtaaataatcttgcatacgtttatacacacgaaggaggACAATGCACAAAGGTCTATTGCATATAGACTATAGCACTGTCGTgccatatctataatactcaccTTTGTGTCAatgcattacatggatccatataagcaaatgattacaatctcaataaacaatatcaatGCTCCACATGAGTTGTGTCCCACATCGACTATGGCCACTACttaggcctgtaatcaaagACGGTCACTATTTAGGctcaacgccaaatcaattatcACACACgaaatccaccatcatatggtaattaacccaaggcatatataaaagtatgcaagaaaactcacctcctccgcgacaaaTAACATTAATCAAGATGACCGCATAACAACATATCGCTTTCACCTAGCAATAATCACAAACGCATATTTGGTCATCTAACACAATTGCGCATACACAAGGCCAACAACTCATATGTTAGTATCTTTTCTAGCATCTCAATGCCCAACCCAACTTTTACATACTCACATTGACATTAAGTTAATTAATACCAAAATCACCAATTCATCTTATTCTCAATTCAACCAAATTTGGCCATATCAAAATTTCAAGACTATACATGTCAATGTCATTTCGTTATCACATCAATATGTCTATGCTACTTTTACCCAAGAATCACAATTTCCATCGTTTCATAATCACTACCATATGGCCATATAATATTATTactcaaaatcttcattttcttgTTTTGACCATAAAAGCCATCAAAgatctttttattaaaatatccaTGCATTCCATATGAATATGCACCATTATAagtaaaaatttagaaaaacatTACAACATAATCATCTCATTTAAAAATCCCTAACTTATCAAATTTCCATAAATCCTAGCTTGAATTTAAGCAATTAACCTATTTCACCAAAACCCCAAATTATTCATCCCAATAACCCTAAaatcaaataatgaaataactaaattacTCATACCTTAATGAAATAACAATAATGTGAGGGTTGGAATTCctcaatttcttctttctctttctcaaATTCAAAACACACATATGCACACAAGGTTTCTTTGATTAAAGTAGCTACAAAAATCTGAAAGTAATAAAGAAGAATTGCATGAGATAAGAATAAAGTGTGAGGGAGAATGATAGTATTAGGAGTGGTAATTCACAAAAAAAGAAAGGGTCTGACTCCCTCTTGATACCAcgtaaaatataaaacaaatgggGCATTATACCTGTTATCCATTAAAGTTCTAACTAATTCAACCCcgtatctaaaaataaaatactaggaaattattttaatgtcaaacatataataaaggttaattttTATTGGCCTAAAAAAATTAGGATGTTACACCCTGTTAGCTTTATGTGCttctaaataatttttattaattattatatatgaaattgtAGATGTGCATGAATCAATGACCTTGACACTCAAGAATGAATAGATTAATGGTAATGGTTATTTGAAatttgggattagtttcctggaatgtaattatctttgacctaatgtctatagtaggaaaaaactaaagttgtgtgtattttatgtaagcaactcgaaaaaatgtttattgtatgtaagaaaacatatgtggcaaccatatataggtgtcacttgtcagattttaattggttgaaacgaaattcttatatacaataaacattatttcgagttgtttacatacaatacacacaactttagttatttcctactatagacttTCGTTCAAAGTTTCATACATtacaggaaactaatcccttgaaatttttatacatcttaGTTTCAacttatttgattatttaagatatatatttcatttctaGGCAAATTTGTTAGACTTTTTAGGAATTTACTTTGttaaatcatattatatatatatatatatatatgtgtgtgtttgtgtgggGAGGTCTTTCATATGGTTCGattaattatttgataaaataatattCATAAGTAATTAGTCattacgtaatatatatatatatatatatatagtgtcgTCGTCTATCGGAAGGGtataatctattttattatatataaatattcattttttgttataacattatttttatCACATGTCATTTACGATGAATTacgtaaaaaaataaaatagactGGTGCAACGCACGGATTTCACCTAGTTTACTATGTTGCTCAAAGGAGAGGTCGCCTAACAAAAATGGTGTAGCCAGTGATTAGCGGACGATAAAAAGGGGGAAGCCTGGGAGATTGTTGCAATCCGTTCAAATTTACATTCTGAAATCtccaaaatatattaattttttctttaattaataatcCTGATAttctttaactaaaaataagacattctaataaatatttaattaaaaatacattaagataaaaatgtatattatttttgtaaataaagtaatacaaacaaaaaagtacactgatataaaaaatacagataaaatgaaaataatatttgtGTATTTAAAATGAGCAAATGTTTGTGAATTTGAAATTGATAGGTTAAATGGTATTAATTGTGTGTTTAGAATGGTGTATTAAAtgatatttatgtttaaaaattaaaaaaataaaaatatagtatGGTACCAATTGATTTCGTCACAATGTGATTATATGAGCCCGCAAAATAAAgaacacaatgtaattttttttactaggggtgttcatcaaaccgtcaaaccgtcgaaaccggaccaaaccggggtacttggattggtttggtcggattgagttGTTAAATTCTGGTCTGacgttttaatttttgaaaaaccgggttccTTGGTCCGGTTACGGTTTGAGCAAAACGTAAACCGTAAAAAACCGGACTggaccaaaagatatatatgtgtatatataatatatttacttcacatatttatcaacttttacCGAAGATATTCTACTtacatattttagtattatgtgCAATATATTATCAGGTATTTTAGttcagatatattataaaaaaaatttggtagacaattataagatattttaataaacatttatttatatactttttctttcattcttttctatttttagtttatccttttatttttttcatcttcattactcCACTATATTATACTCAaagatcaaaattataagactcGAGTCCTACAtcacctttaatatttcatattttgtgagtataaaacataatataattataactttattagtgtttttattaataatattaagatcatagtgttcgtgatatttatttgagtaataaaatagagaaaaaaatatatatacggaatatatatgcataaaattatttggggataaaaatgaaaaaaaagaaatcacgAAACCGTTGAACCGGTCAAATCGGACTGGCTTgcatggtttggtttggtccggtttgaCAACACACCtggtccggtttggtttgaAATAAGTTGAAACCGCGAATCctggtttggtttgagatttagtgaaaaccggaccaaaccgaACCACGAACACCCCTAATTTTTACATCCCTATTTTACTAAAATGAACATGAATTTTACAATTAAGTCTACTAttaatgtttattttctcataaattCACAACCTTTAGACTGAACGGAGTAGCTGGttctttcttgtttttttcGCTCGGAACTCCCGGGAACGCTCCATCTCGGCCCCGGGAGTCGTTCCGCCTCCTTATTTTGCATGCCCCGGCCAATATATAACGCGTCTTGTGAAGCCCGTTCTCTCTAAAACCCTTTTGTCTTTTCCTCCTTTTTGACTattacctttgttttcctttttattttcatcttgGGGGTGGTGAGTTTggtatatttcttttatttttttctagttttaacctgtaataatatgatataaatgtggtattgaagaagatgatgatgggtGCTTGTGTGGTGGTGGATATCTGATGGTGGGACCAACAACAacgattattttatttttaaaacttttctcAAATCAAGTTtaattgttgtttttttatattgtacGGGTAGGTGGTATTTGTTACCTATTGTAACAAATTTTTGGTTGGAATGAAAgttgtctttaaaaaaaaataaaaaaaaataggtatTTGATGGTGGGGCCACATGATAGGTGGGAGAGTTCCCTTAAAAAGCTACTCCATAGGCAGTCCACCTTCCAAACCCTACATTTCACATTCacccctcctcctcctcctcctcctccattCCCCTGCCTCCTCTAAAAATGTTTACCAATTAGAGGAAGGACGGAGATCAACCAAACATGTACGGATATATGTTTATGAATAACATGATCACAAAGATGGCCAATGGAAATACCACTTTGGCTCAATTTGGATCATCAATCGCTAGTCTTTTATTCGTGTTAGCCATAATCCAAAGATACATACCACACGACACTCGCGACTGGTTTGGAAAATACACACGACGATTCATGGCTCCGTTTTACCCTTATATCGAAATCAAGTTTCACGAATTCACTAGCGATCGTTTCAAACGTAGCGACTCGTATTCGATCATCGAGTCTTACTTAAGATCCACCACTACCAAAGAAGCCAAACGTCTAAAAGGCACCTTTGTTAAAAACAAGGACCAAAACCAAGTTGTGTCTTTATCAATGGATGATTATGAAGAAGTCGTGGATATTTACAAAGGTGTCAAAGTTTATTGGACATCTGGGAAAAGAACAGTACAATCCACCCGATATTCGGTGTCTTCTTTTGATCATCCATCGGGGGAAGAAAGAAGGTATTATAAAATATCGTTTCATAAGCGCTATAGAGAACTTATAATCGGGGATTATTTGAAACACGTGCACAAAAAAGGGAAAGAAATAAGGAGAAAAAACAGGTCTAAAAAACTATATACAAACAACGGGTCACACTGGACACAAGTTGTATTCGAGCACCCTTCTACTTTTCAAACTTTGGCTATGGATCCTGACAAGAAACAAGAGATTATTGAGGATTTGACGACTTTTAGTAAATCAGAAGAGTACTATGCTAGAATCGGGAAAGCATGGAAACGTGGGTATCTTTTATATGGTCCTCCTGGAACAGGGAAATCGACTATGATTGCCGCGATGGCGAATTTTCTAgattatcatatatatgatcTTGAGTTGACTGCAGTGAGTGATAATACCTCGTTGAGGAAGTTGTTGATCGAGACATCAAGCAAGTCGATTATTGTTATTGAAGATATTGATTGTTCTGTTGACCTTACGAGTCAAAGGAAAAAGAATGAAaccgaagaagaagaagaagcaaacGGGTTATCAGGAAAGAAAACGACAAGATCGGGTGATAAGAATGGTTCCAACACTAGTACTAAAGTGACGTTGTCGGGGCTTTTGAATTTCATAGATGGTCTTTGGTCTGCTTGTGGTGGAGAAAGGCTAATTGTGTTTACTACTAATTTTGTTGATAAACTTGATCCCGCGTTGATTAGAAGAGGGCGGATGGATAAACATATTGAAATGGGGTATTGTTCTTTTGAAGCGTTTAAGGTTTTGGCAAAGAATTATCTGTATTTGGAATCACATGAACTGTTTGATGAGATTCGTGTTATGTTGGAAGAAACTGATATGACTCCTGCAGATGTTGCGGAGAATTTGATGCCCAAGACTAGTCCAGGGGATCCTGAAATGAGCTTGAAAAATCTCATTGGTGCTCTTGGGGCCGTGAAACTAAAGAAGATTGCGGAGGatgaagagaaaaagaaaggtAGTGAGATCAAGAAAATTGCAAAAAATGTTGAGAAGAAATCAAGTGATGAGGAATGCAAGGTGTTGAAAGACGTTGTCGCAAATGGTTCAAGTGACAAGCCGGAGAAATGTGAAGCGATGAAGTAAGACAAACGCGAGAAATGGCAGGCTCACTTGTACATTTCTTTCAGGCATGGTATGTTATGGAACAGTTTGAATAAGCTAGTATGGATTTTGAGATGTTGCTTTTGgatatttatatagatagaaGATGGGTCATTTCTTATCTCCATTTAAGTATTTAAAGTACTCTTAATTCAAGCGAAATAGTTCCTGCATTATCCTATAAATTAGCTTGTTTGTTCATTATGTTCTCCATATATTTCCATTTGTGTATACTTTAGTTGCTGACTTGCTGCCAGACACTAGTATAAGTGTAGAGAATGATACTATTTACTCTTACATCTAAACTACACAAATGACTAAGACACCAACATAGTTTTAATCAGTAGGGTTactagcaaaaaaaaaaaaaaaaggccgaAATTGGCCTTACAAGGttacaattatatatagttCCTAGAATCCTAGTTCTATAAACTTATTATAATAACGAGTTTGTCAACAAATCTTCCGTTACTGTCATGTAAAGTATTATGTGATGTGATCGATCAATTAAAAAAGTGAAGACATGTTATATAGTagaaaattgtaaatatttgcGATTTGCGAAATACCAGTTAAGTGCCAATTAATCTACACTTTATTCTAATGTATGAAATGACTAGGATGTGCACACGGAAATAACATTTCTATAATTTCGCTCGtattttggtttatgaataCAGAAAGATGATCAAATCCAAATGAGCTCtggtcttttgagttttgaataTTCTATCCCTGGTCAATGGTCAATCATAGGTATATTTTCATCCGGGCTGAAATCCAAAGAGTTTCCATAGAGTGCCCACACTAAGGCCCAATACTAGTCCAATATGCtattaattcatttatttgacTTCGATTTTCAAATCTATATACAAACCAAGAGCAACAATAGTTAACCTCGTTATGAAGGTAGTACGAGGAATTAGGAATGTATAATTTAGACAATCATTATTGCATTCGCAAGTAGAAAAGACTTATTTAGTTTTCTCATTAAGACCTTTGTGACATTATAatgtgttgatttttttttaatttatgcaaaaataaaatttatacttCACCGAGATTAATCAGACGGTGACATAACGATGACCGGCTTAGCCAGCCACTAACTCTTTTCAgttttttacttgtttttataacaatttttaGCACGGagttctttttggtttttttttagaacgacattttaatctacttttacttttaaattatatgtatgcctagaatgaaacttaaaattttcaaaaaatagatACCCTTAAGGTCtaccttaccaatgggtcacTAACCCCATTGGCATGGAGTGGTGTTGATATATGTAGTTGCAACGATTTGAAGGTGGACCCAAAAAGTCTATTATTTTCAAGATCACTTAAAGTCTATATTCTTTTCAAGATTAGCTTTTGtagaaaaatatagataaaatagaCACTTATCATAGCAGCTAAATTGATTAACATTGACTAATTAAAATAGTTTTTACAGATCAAGAACAATAAAGAACTACATCGAAAGATAGGGTTTCAACCTAACGGTAGAAAGCAGCTACTACAACAACCAAACCCTATAATAAGTTACACAAATAGTCCCTTGTGTTATTATGAATACAAAAGTGATCCAAAGTAAAACTAAGagataaaaataaacatgtttAGTCCTTTGTAAATGCAAAACATGTCCTTCAAGTCCAAACTTCATCTTCATGCACATTTCATCTTCTAAACTGCTTCCTTTCATCAATTAACAAGGTTCCATGCTTAATCCTTAGCTCCTAGCAGTTAATTACCTACAATAACCATTCTAAGTAAGACAATTGATTTGATAAATTAACACTGTCCCACAAATCAATTGTGGAAGAAGTCAAACAGCCCAAGCTGCTCACACAGCTTGTTGTGTTGAAGGGATGTAATCCATTTTGTGAACAAGTCTGCAACATTTTCTTCAGACtgtattttgaaagttttaatgACATCCAGATTTATTTTTTCTCTTACAAAAAATAAGTCAATCTCAAAATGCTTGGTTTTTTCATGAAAAACTGGGTTGGCACTCATCTGAATGGTAGCCTTGCTATCACAATGAACTGGAACAGGTTTATCTTGCCTAATTCCAAATTCATTCAAGATCTTAAGGACCCATATAATCTCACAAGTAATATCAGCTAAGGCACTAAACTCAAATTCAGCAGAAGATCTTGAAATAGTAGGCTGTTTCTTACTTTTCCAAGATATGGGTGAGCCACCTAGGAAAAGAGAGTATCCAGTAATACTTTTTCTGGCAGTCACCTTCTTGGCCCAGTCAGAATCTACAAAGGCTTTAAGACAGAGATCAGAGTTACCTTTTAGTAGAATGCCTTTACATGGTGaacctttaaggtatctaaggACCCTTAAAGCAAGCTTGAAATGAGAAAAATAAGGATTATGCATGAACTGACTTAGCACATGAACAACAAAAGATATGTCAGGTTTGGTTAAGGTAAGACAAATGAGTTTCCCTACCAATTTCGGATATTCAATGATGTTCTTCAAAGGAAAATCATCTTTATTATCAACACAAGAACTGAGGTTTGGTTCAATGGGTGTATGTGAAGGTTTACACCCAAGCAAGCCAAACTCAGAAATAACATCAAGACAATATTTTCTAGGGTCAAACAAACCCCTTCTTTGTTATCTAAAACTTCAATACCCAAGAAATACCTTAGCTTGCCAAGATCCTTAATTGAGAATTTTTTTCCAAGAAAGTCTTTACAACTATTTATCTCTCTAATGCAATTACCAGTTATCACAATATCATCCACATACACAAGGAGAGCAACAAACACATTGTTCACAGATTTGATATAGAGAGAATAGTCATTCTTGCTTTGAACAAAACCATTTTCAATTAAGGTAGAAGTCAACTTTTCATTCTATTTTCTTGGGGCTTGTTTTAGCCCATAAAAAGATTTTTCAAGTGTACAAGCCCTAGGGTTAGTGGTAGAGTGATAACCAGGTGGTGGAACCATATAAACATCTTCAACAAGTTCA includes these proteins:
- the LOC122578666 gene encoding AAA-ATPase At3g28580-like — translated: MYGYMFMNNMITKMANGNTTLAQFGSSIASLLFVLAIIQRYIPHDTRDWFGKYTRRFMAPFYPYIEIKFHEFTSDRFKRSDSYSIIESYLRSTTTKEAKRLKGTFVKNKDQNQVVSLSMDDYEEVVDIYKGVKVYWTSGKRTVQSTRYSVSSFDHPSGEERRYYKISFHKRYRELIIGDYLKHVHKKGKEIRRKNRSKKLYTNNGSHWTQVVFEHPSTFQTLAMDPDKKQEIIEDLTTFSKSEEYYARIGKAWKRGYLLYGPPGTGKSTMIAAMANFLDYHIYDLELTAVSDNTSLRKLLIETSSKSIIVIEDIDCSVDLTSQRKKNETEEEEEANGLSGKKTTRSGDKNGSNTSTKVTLSGLLNFIDGLWSACGGERLIVFTTNFVDKLDPALIRRGRMDKHIEMGYCSFEAFKVLAKNYLYLESHELFDEIRVMLEETDMTPADVAENLMPKTSPGDPEMSLKNLIGALGAVKLKKIAEDEEKKKGSEIKKIAKNVEKKSSDEECKVLKDVVANGSSDKPEKCEAMK